One genomic segment of Salinigranum rubrum includes these proteins:
- a CDS encoding HAD family hydrolase has translation MDAVLFDMDGVLVDSERFWHAFEDEWVFAEATDGTPDRDEITGRNYREIHDYLTANYGTRVSKEEFVARYDEHAMEVVYRDGVELMDGAVELFADLRANVKIAIVSSAPQSWIGVVRERFGLDPLDLVLSADDIDDPGKPEPYIYEHAASELGLEPDECVVVEDSYNGVLAAARAGTYCIGYRTSENQHVDHSAADEVVEGPAELRAALTRLGCLT, from the coding sequence GTGGACGCTGTACTCTTCGACATGGACGGCGTACTGGTCGACTCCGAGCGCTTCTGGCACGCCTTCGAAGACGAGTGGGTCTTCGCCGAGGCGACCGACGGGACGCCCGACCGCGACGAGATCACGGGACGCAACTACCGCGAGATACACGACTATCTCACGGCGAACTACGGGACGAGGGTCTCGAAAGAGGAGTTCGTCGCCCGCTACGACGAGCACGCGATGGAGGTCGTCTACCGCGACGGCGTCGAACTGATGGACGGTGCGGTGGAACTGTTCGCCGACCTCCGCGCGAACGTCAAAATCGCCATCGTCTCCTCCGCGCCCCAGTCGTGGATCGGCGTCGTCCGCGAGCGGTTCGGCCTCGACCCGCTCGACCTGGTGCTGAGCGCCGACGACATCGACGACCCCGGCAAGCCCGAGCCCTACATCTACGAACACGCGGCGAGCGAACTCGGCCTCGAACCCGATGAGTGCGTCGTCGTCGAGGACTCGTACAACGGCGTCCTCGCCGCCGCCCGCGCGGGGACGTACTGCATCGGCTACCGGACGTCCGAGAACCAGCACGTCGACCACTCGGCGGCCGACGAAGTCGTCGAGGGACCGGCGGAACTGCGCGCGGCGTTGACGCGGCTCGGCTGTCTGACGTGA